The following DNA comes from Quercus robur chromosome 1, dhQueRobu3.1, whole genome shotgun sequence.
TGGAGtgaaattatctctaaaaaacagattttcataaaccttgatagataacctatctattgagaagctgtcgagcatcaGACTaaaacagctttttaaacctcgatagatactagctgttgagctttaaaatctagcacttctccacttatttcttggacaaactttcatggctttaacacttgaacttgaaaccttgttccttgaagtatcaaacacatcctagatctacccaattacaagtaaagtgcgttttgtcaaaggattagccaattctatattgacatatattcctaacattgattcacatatgtcctaacaagtgGCATGCCCAAGGGCATAAGGAATGAAGGAGGTcatgtcccatcagccgcccaTAATTCAAAAGAAAGCTTTGGGAAGAGAGGGTGGCTTAGGAGTCAATACATGATGAAGGAGCCTAGTACCTTGAGTGAAATAGAAAGGGGGAACTAAGAAGGAAGGTGGCTGGGAGCCTTCCTGCCTtccatcataaaaaataaagaatctgCCCATTTAGAGGAAAGAGACAAAGTGTGAAGCAGCCAAAGCTCTGAGATTTTTTTAAAGACCTTGGGAAAAGGATGAGAAGTCTTGACTTGGGAAGAGCATCTAGGATTACTCAAATAGGATCTCCCATAAGAGGAAGGTTAGCTGGGGACTTTTAAGTTGCCAAACCTCAAAAGAGGAAACaatgagagaaagaggaaaagacTAGCCACCAATGTTGCAAACATGACATTGGTTCTGGTACCCAAAGCATAAAGGCATggaaaaaaaaccctagaagcGGCACTATAAAAGGGGCTAGAGCTCCAACCAATGGGCATTCAGAAAAGAAGCACCTAATATACtagaaaagatacaaaagaGAGTTGTAAGCTGGAAATACAGTAAAAGAGGGAGATACTATGAGGGATCCTACTGAAATATTGGAGGatatacttggattcaaagggattcaaacctCACAAGTCTTGGAAGCCCAAAGAGAGCTATCTAAGTCTGTGATTTTGAACTTTATTGAACCTTGTGGCATATCCTAGCGAAGTAGGACTTAATGTATTCAAATACTTGatataatgaaaatataatctTACTCTATTTTGAGAATCCCTAACGTTCTTTTATTTGCACTCCCTTTAGTTCCTTTGCTATTCCTTAGTTATTTGTTTAAACCaataaatgtgtgtgtgtgtgtgtgtgtgtgtgtgtgtgtgtgtgtgtgtgtgtatttgtgttGTGGAGCCCATGTCTTGTGCACAGATTGGCTCGTAAACGGCCTAACAAAGTcacggtgaaccaagcccagtccaccaactATTTACACTATCCTTTGGAGGCCCAGGATCCTCTCAGACTATTGGGCTTAAGCTCTGTCCAAAGAAGGAACCTACtccttactctctctctctctctctctctctctctctctctctctctctcattactttttctgtgttttttttttttttctttagaaactCTAAACTGCATAAAGAGTATTTCTTAAACCGAGtattcaagaagaaaaaaaaaattaaaggaaatcTTTCCATTTGAAGTTGCTTTGGTAATTTTTGCAAAATATCAACACCTCCCTTCTCTGAGTAATGTTTATTGCAGACAAccttatttgaatttttcagTGAAAGACATAAAGAAGGGCTTTTACCGTTTAGTTAGGGTATAAGAATTGTGAGCGTTTTAGAATTATTCTAAAACCAACTGATACATTGGAGGGGAGAAAGAAGGGGGAGTGGAGGGGAGGGAGGAAAGAAGGAGAATAGATGAGAGTATAGTTGAGTAAAATTAGCTCAAAATAGGCTAATCTTAgattaaatttactatattcTCCCTTTCTCTTCTCTCAATTCAAAATGGGCCATAAATTACCAAAAGCCCTTCCCATCCTTCCTGTCAAATCCTTTGGAAAAAAACGGTCAGTCCCAcaatttttatatcaaattaaTATCATGAATCATATAACTCAGTCAAAGGCTTAATTGGAAGTAAATAATGGTTTTGTCTGGTTAAAAAGAAGAACTGGGCTCATTTATTAAAGCGAAAGATCGTAAAAGTACGGACCAAGCTAATCTGATTATGAGACAAAATCAGGCCTTTGAAATGATGGTGGAGCGCTCTGTCTCTATTGCCAAGTCACCTTCCCATTTCCCTCAATGTTGGTCgtttttgaatatttattattattaaattaatcagtaataataaattaacaaCAAAGACCCAAACcacatttcaatttttattttttgagaaacaacaaaTATCCAACTCACATTTTATagtcatttaaaagaaaatcacCTCGCAGTAAACATGCAATACACGTTACATGCTTTTCAGTTCTTTTGCCCGATCAATCACATTCTATAAATCACCACACCAACACACagtgaaaaattaaagaatccATTATTGTTATTACCATTAAAACCCTCCAATTTCCCATTAATTACCCTTTAAACCCTCTCTTCCTCCCATTACAAGCTCACAGTCTCACACTGTGTGACTCCAACTTGTGACTCACAATACAAACCCTTCATATCTCTCTCACCCTCTAAACTTGCAAACAACAATGGCGAACCCAAGTCTGTATGTTCTTCTACCgttcactttttttcttctcatcctcCATTTCCTTTTCTCCCAAGCTTCGAAAAACCCAGATTTGGAACCTCTCTTGGCGTTCAAAGCCTCTACAGATAAAGCAAACAAGCTTACAACTTGGAACTCCACCACCAACCCATGTACCTGGACAGGCGTCTCGTGCCTCCACGACCGAGTCTCGCGACTCGTCCTCGAAGACCTCGATCTCCAGGGCTCGTTCGAGTCACTCACCGCTCTGACTCAGCTCCGAGTTCTCAGCCTCAAGCAAAACCGTCTCTCAGGTCCCATTCCTGACCTCTCCAACCTCACGGCTCTTAAGCTCCTCTTCCTCTCTCACAACGACTTCTCCGGCGAGTTCCCACCGTCAATGCCGACTCTTTTCCGACTGTACCGTCTCGATCTGTCGTACAATAATTTTTCCGGCGAGGTTCCAGTATCGGTCAGCGGTTTGACCCACCTCCTGACGCTCCGGCTCGAGGAGAACCGGTTTTCCGGTTCTATTTCCCGTCTGAACCTCCCGAATCTGCAGGACTTCAACGTCTCCGGTAACCGCTTCTCCGGTGAAATACCCAAGTCTTTATCAGGTTTTCCCATTTCTGCTTTTGCTCAAAACCTGGGTCTCTGTGGGTCACCCATTGAGCAAAAGTGCAAAAGCCTCGTTAGTGATCCGACCCGACCTGGGTCTGAAAAAGGAGCCATTGCCTCACCTTTAATACCAGGTCCTAACCCAAAAACCACAGTATCATCGTCACCGAGTTCAGTTCCTTCAACCAGAACAACATCGCCATCAAAATCAGAAAATACTGGCCACGCTGGAGCCTCGAAAATAAGCCCTGTAGCATTGATAGCCATAATCGTGGGCGACGCATTGGTCCTAGCTGTCGTGTCTCTAATCCTCTACTGCTATTTCTGGAGAAACTACGCTTCAAAAATGCGTGACGGGCAGGGGAAGTCGTCAAAGCTGATAGAGAGCGAGAAGATAGTGTACTCGTCGAGCCCATATCCTGCTGGGGCTGCGGCTCAGTCCGGGTTCGAGAAGGGTCGCATGATGTTCTTCGAAGGGGTGAGGCGGTTCGAGCTGGAGGACTTGCTTCGAGCCTCGGCGGAGATGTTGGGGAAAGGCGGGTTTGGCACAGCCTATAAGGCGGTGTTGGATGATGGGAATGTGGTAGCGGTGAAGAGACTCAAGGACGCGAGTGTGGGAgggaagagagagtttgaacaGCACATGGAGGTGTTGGGAAGGTTGAGACATCCAAATGTGGTTAGTCTTAGAGCTTACTATTTTGCAAGGGAGGAGAAATTGTTGGTCTATGATTACATGCCCAATGGGAGCTTGTTTTGGCTTCTTCACGGTACGTATATatgttcttaatttatttttctaattcagcctactgtttttttctttataattaattagattagaTGAAAATGTGGAGCTAGCTAGCGTTTAGATTGTTTATTAGTACTTGGGTTTATTGGGTTCCAACTTTCAAGAGTTGTGCTTTTACAAACATAAATGTTacagcaatttttttaatttctgggcTACCAAAACGTGATCTCTGATGCAATTGGACCATTTGATGTGATATTAAGCTTGAGCAAAATCTTGGAGGTGGTTGTTGTCTTGTTGATGAGAGCTAACAACGATCTCGTATAAATGTATGTAGTAGGGATTTTTTGCTTGCTTTTTAATTTGGTCATGAAGAAGCAGTGGGGTGGGATCCACTCTCAGTCACATCTCGCTTTAGgaattgaaaaatgaatatatttttaacttgcGATTTGGGAATTGGGTTTCCTTTACTTTACtgtatcattattattattattattattattattcattacAGACTGTGCACTGCTCGCAGACCCAGACCCAGACCCAGACCCTGACCCTATATACtttgtctctcttttctctttttgttcttttcctgCTAGTGCCAGTACtcctttatctattttttaaattaaatatgacCAAAAAGTGCAAAGTTATAGAATCCTATCCTATGCCTCATGTAAAATATTCTTGTAGTGCCTCGTACATAATTATATTGAAATTAAAGGGtggttgtttatttttatttatatatttttatgggGACAGGTAACAGAGGACCCGGAAGAACCCCACTAGACTGGACCACGAGGCTGAAAATCGCAGCAGGAGCAGCTCGAGGACTAACCTTTATTCACAACTCATGCAGGTCCCTTAAGCTCACCCACGGTAacatcaaatccaccaacatcCTCCTAGACAAATCGGGGAATGCACACGTGTCAGACTTTGGACTCTCGGTCTTTGCTGCCCCCACTAATGGGGGCCCACGATCCAACGGCTACCGTGCTCCAGAATCATCAGACGGTCGAAAACTCACTCAAAAATCCGACGTGTACTCTTTTGGGGTTCTTCTTTTAGAATTGCTCACAGGGAAGTGTCCCTCTGTGGTGGACAATGGTGGTGGGCCCGGAGGAGGAGGGTACAATAGTGGGGTCGTTGATCTTCCTAGGTGGGTCCAGTCTGTGGTCAGAGAGGAATGGACGGCTGAGGTTTTCGATTTGGAGTTGATGAGGTACAAGGATATTGAGGAGGAAATGGTTGGGTTGTTGCAGATTGCCATGTCTTGTACGGCTGCCTCCCCTGATCAACGGCCCAAAATGAGCCACGTCGTCAAGATGATTGATGAGATACGTGGGGTCGAAGTTTCACCTGGTCACGACACATTGGACTACTTGTCTGAGTCACCTTCCATGTCCGAGGATACGTGCGGCGCGAGTCagtgatttttctttctttctgagtttatatatttgttataaACTACTAGTatttgtttggactttggaccatctgtgtaaaaaaaaaaaaatggcaattggttttgttttgtctcACGAAAatcggaattttttttttcatcatttggGTTTTCTGCTAATTAAAGAAATTGCGAGTGATTGCAATATATATAGAGTTCTGTTTTAGTTATGATCTCTAGCATGCTGACACTGCATGTTTCTGGGATGTAACTAGCTTTTAGCCACACTCTTGAATGATTGgtacacaatatatatatacaatgaaTTAGGATTTGATAGCCATCTTTATATGGGAAAGCAGCCATAATTGGTGGATGATTAATGTATAATTTGTAATTGATGTGTTACAGGTTTGAGGGATTATTATGAGCAGGGGAAAGGATCCCTTCCACTTAATTTCCTCTcattccatcttttttttttttttgaaggacaTCTATTATTTTAGTCAGATGTGAGATATGTGGTATTAAAATAACCAATGGTTTTAAAACCATGTGTAAGCCATACATAATCAAACAAATGGCACTATCATAAATgggctaaaattgaaaatttaaatggaGAGAATCTTCTCCCACATGTAACGACTAAGTATacgatatataaatatatatatatatatatatatatatatatatatatatagtgcatGATTTATTACTATGTGGCACTCTAATTTTGTATCTAACCTTTTTAACCTATTTTCATTAAGCTTTTTAACTATTACCTAATAGATCACAAtaacttctttttactattgTACTATAAAATATGGGTTATTATTGACAATTACTCTTGTGTGAGGCAAAAATAACCAAGGGACCAATAAAGGGGAAACGGGCTGGGATATGAGCCTaacacaattaatttgtagagaTAGGAAAGCGGACCAACACTTGGGCTTCTTATTTGACGGATtgaaatcaagaaaaacaaGTCTAGATGGAAAGAAGTAAAGattaataagtaaaaatgaGTGTAAACGGATGTATTAATGTTTCCTTGGCCGGCCGAGGAGCCTTACTACACTTAGTTGTTAGCTTAAGagtgtttctctctctaatctctagGTTCTGATCCCTGTTCAATGGGATTCCTCCCCCTTTTATAATGGTCTCCTTTTCATCCTATCCTTTGGAGGAAATTCTGAGTGAACCACAGACTGTCTTGACACTGTTCAAGTGTCATTCAGCTATTAATGCAATTGACAAAGTTGTTacagtgcattcaatgcggaggtgatggATGCTTCCCTAGGAAGTTCCCCCCGCCCTAACCTTTTTATCCATACTTGTTACTATTGCTTCCCTCAGTTCATTCTTCCTAGCCTGACGTGGAATTCATCTCATCCACTTCGGGTGACCCACGTCCAAGGTGATCCAGGTCTGGCCATCAAGCTCATCTTCCAAGACCTCTTGGGTTACATAGCCCTGAGCCATTCAGTTGGGCTCACTCATTCCTTGGGCTTAGTTTAGTAGAGGTACTCCCTTtgaatcccccccccccccccctccccctcccacAACTCTAAAGAATGGACTACCTTATAAAAATGGACCAGACCTTATGAAAAGCTCAAGCCTATTTATAATAGGCTATTCTATTTGTACCAGTATGGTCAAGGGGTGTACTCAATCCCTCTTTGTCCATTAGATCCTAGTCCCTCTCTTCATCGCTGGGTAGAACAGCTTGGTAGCTTGCAAGGATTATAACCTTGAGGTTACGGGTTCAAATCTTGTCTCTGCAacattttttgtcaaaaaatggaGGGTGAAAACACTGACCCACTTAcaaactctctttctcctccccCACATGTAGATGAAACCCAACCAAGACCTTGACTCACTTAtaagctctctttctttgtaCAAGCTTCCCTTCAGACTACACACACTCTTCAACTTCTTTGAAAACAATGGTTTACACTTCAGATTTAGTGATTATTTGAAGCCATAAATACAGAAACTTAAGAGATTTCAGCGTTTGGCCTATTAGGCTTCAATGTAGTCACTTCCAACCAATTATACAATGCACTTAACACCAGGTAAAAGTCACTTGATTTACGAAATTGAAGAATTAGTTTCATTCAATGTTTGCTTTTCATGTTGTAAAATCTATTCTTTTATATAAACCCATCTTCTTAGGCCCCGAAAAGTTATGCTTCTATAATTTCTttcccaataattaaatatcatttaaaaagctatgttcattttcaaaattcatgttCCTCttaaatagtttatttattgattttttgttgaatcccaaaaatattatgtttgcTTGAAGTATTTAGTTTAACTCTCTAAAAGTTGTTTATAATTCAATaggaaaaaatttgtatatataaaaaaaaaaaaaaaccaattgttaacccacaaaaaaaaatattgatttgttGTTCAATCCCAAAATATTATGTTCGTTTGAAGTATTTAGTTTAACTATCTctaaaaattgtttataattcgataagaaaaaaaaataaaaaataaaaaaacaattgttaacccacaaaaaaagaaaaaaaatttgatttatttgttgaatcccaaaatattatgttcatttgaaatatttattttagctATCTTTGAAAACTATTTATAAttctataagaaaaaaatagttgttaacccataggaaaaaaaaaaaaaaaaaaacaaaacaaaacaaaaaagaagtatTTTTCAAATACCTTTTCCAAAACCACGTTGTTCCTCTAACAGTTTTGAGTAGGGAAATTGAGGGGGTGAAATGGAGGCTGCAAGGCTTGCATGCCAAAGAAAGCATATGATCATGTACAAGAAAAAGATGTCCAAGATGTATTCCACAAACATACAATCGTCAAAGAAATTTGGAGGTGGAATTCATAAGAGTAAAAAGCCTAATGACATAGCAATGACCCATGAAACATATAATTGTAATAGAGCAAGACTTAACAGGAGAATGGTACTTAACCTTAACCGTACCCGGGAAAGTAGTAAAAATGCTCAATGTTTGCGGCGAACAACCCCTTcacttataattgttttttctcaCTCGATTGTTGAGCTTAATGGTGACgtattttctttttgctaaaCTAATAGTGATGGTCCTACTACAACTACTGTGCAAGAATTTGGAAGACATTTGCCTACAAATGTTAGTGCCTTGGATGAGCATTTGCCTACAACTAAGCTTACAACTACTaatttaataattgtttataattGTACTAATTCAGTAATTATTTTGGTTAGAGTGTCTATATGGCTGTGACTTGCCTAAAAGTGTATTGAATCTTCACTTAGGCTAACAATACGGTCACCCTTGATGTACTGAGAAAACATGATAgtgattaaattttttctttaacagAGGTTTgatcaaaataaattcttaaaattacCCATATGTGTCTTTCTTTTCGGTGTTTTGACAAAGTTACAttatgttgaggtctaaaaaaatcatagtaaaataagcccaagaaagaataagctaagcccaaaaagaatgagttaagcccagaaggaaaaaccaagccaagtccaaagggattatacgaaaggtccagaggatcccgaagcccagaaaagaaaaacatccaaaaaagatcacggcaaaatataagaagcaaggatcctcaggcaccatcaataGACGCGGATCCTTTCAGGCACAAAAGGAAGATcgggacagctcgatagaaagaagacagagaaaagaaaaaaaaagaaaaacaagaaaaacaaaaaatgcgAGCGACTTCTCACGGCACAGACAGAAGAgtcctcggggaaccaagacagggaagaaggatgACAACAAACGATCTTTAAAAAAGGCAGGatgggattccgcccaaataggaaagaaaaggaaaagctgaaggcaccagaagtggggatgccgagaagggcatacctcagcactcccaaagaagatagccaacaagaagctttcaaaagaatcagaactgagagaaggaaagaataagaagaagcggaaaagggacttaccaagACAACAGGGACAAGACGTGCTCTGTTCGCAGgaaagcaaaacaggggaaccaatggttccccgggacgcccagaaaactccattataaaaggaggggatgggttgtgaagaaggcagtgagaaaaaaaaggaaagaaacataagaaagaagagattctctaggaaaaactatcagaaaatttgtgcagaaagaaaatactaagggaaaaacaaatactgcttcccgatatcctgtaaaagcaactatggtacatactcggattcaacgagaatcaaacttcgcaagttttgaaggctgaaatagccattcaaggctgcaatttttgagctcgtttggaccttgtatcacgtcctagtgagctttctgtaatcaaataGACAATGccttaatgaaatactgtttcataattcccaggatccccacagtacctttttttttatcgtcttactaatcctgcttttctttctttttgaacttacgttgttaatttttggcactcctcgatatccttgtttgtcattttttctgtatgttgtcaggagtattctctgcattcacttgattcttaaacagccatttagctgcggtgagtcaaggcccagtccaccaaatccttttctttttcattcaggctcgggatccttgagcctgagtatcccgaaaaagacactctcacacaTTAACACTTATAGTTTTTGCAAACTAAACAAAATGACTAGGATTCACAAATTTAAAGACCTATCAACTATATGACCTTTTTCAGCATGTATATCAGTATTTGATAGGCATAAGAGTACTaattggatttattttatttttgaaaatcgGTTTCACCATTTCATATtagctcaattgataaaatttctaattgttgaataagagatttggggttcaatcccctcACTTAcatcaaaaaccaattggtgtcttggtctgatgataaaaaactattatcagCAGTGGACACCATCGGTtgaaactttctttaaaaaaaaaaagtgtaagtaaataattaataaaggaGGAGCTTATGTTGCATGGTCATAAagatgattttttatataatattttaaaataaatttataccgTGGTTGTGCATCGCACAGGACTTTGGCTAGTTTGTATAAAGGTAAATAGCCTATTTGGTACCGAATCTTTATGTTATATGTCAATTTGATCTTTAACTtttcaaatgtgtcaatttaGGCCCTAACCTTTTGGAATTATGTCAGTTTAATCTTTGATTGATGGAAAATGCTTATAGTTATTGTTAAGTGCAGAGATcattttgacacaataccaaaagattagagaccaaattgatacATATAATAAAccaactaaattgacacaacataaaggttagggaccaaatacgTAATTTATCATTTCCataataattcaataaaaacttacacttaaaaaaagaaagtttttttttttttttttttttttttgtacacttTATATTGCAAACTAAACAATTGTATACAATATACAATGTAAACCTATAATTGTCCCAATATGAAATCTCTGTCACCAATCTCCTCCTTCACTAGTCAAGTATAATTGTTATTGTCATCACTACCTCTACCATCCCTTTCATCGTCAGCTACTGAAGAAAGCAAGGAATGTGTGGATCAACATCACCTTTGCACTAGCAAGAAATCAATCTTCTTTTCCTATAGAACATAGGCAACCATTGCAAAATTAGCATGAGCTTTGGT
Coding sequences within:
- the LOC126689631 gene encoding probable leucine-rich repeat receptor-like protein kinase At1g68400 is translated as MANPSLYVLLPFTFFLLILHFLFSQASKNPDLEPLLAFKASTDKANKLTTWNSTTNPCTWTGVSCLHDRVSRLVLEDLDLQGSFESLTALTQLRVLSLKQNRLSGPIPDLSNLTALKLLFLSHNDFSGEFPPSMPTLFRLYRLDLSYNNFSGEVPVSVSGLTHLLTLRLEENRFSGSISRLNLPNLQDFNVSGNRFSGEIPKSLSGFPISAFAQNLGLCGSPIEQKCKSLVSDPTRPGSEKGAIASPLIPGPNPKTTVSSSPSSVPSTRTTSPSKSENTGHAGASKISPVALIAIIVGDALVLAVVSLILYCYFWRNYASKMRDGQGKSSKLIESEKIVYSSSPYPAGAAAQSGFEKGRMMFFEGVRRFELEDLLRASAEMLGKGGFGTAYKAVLDDGNVVAVKRLKDASVGGKREFEQHMEVLGRLRHPNVVSLRAYYFAREEKLLVYDYMPNGSLFWLLHGNRGPGRTPLDWTTRLKIAAGAARGLTFIHNSCRSLKLTHGNIKSTNILLDKSGNAHVSDFGLSVFAAPTNGGPRSNGYRAPESSDGRKLTQKSDVYSFGVLLLELLTGKCPSVVDNGGGPGGGGYNSGVVDLPRWVQSVVREEWTAEVFDLELMRYKDIEEEMVGLLQIAMSCTAASPDQRPKMSHVVKMIDEIRGVEVSPGHDTLDYLSESPSMSEDTCGASQ